In Candidatus Methanomethylicota archaeon, the following are encoded in one genomic region:
- a CDS encoding class I SAM-dependent methyltransferase, with product MVHLLLETDIVGAQEVYGIDIDEKCLGSIPPPIRGLKFNLEELGQKKLPFPPKYFDLVTAVEVIEHLPYGDHLLMEVQRILKPAGYFLVTTPNLASWLNQIMLFFGYQPAYTEPSKYYLVDMRKVAKKSYITDYCHKNLYTLRALKHMLELYGFEIITAKGAQSHYDSFSWLPITNLPSLAHNIIVLVKVKCRENLRANLAKKG from the coding sequence ATGGTACATTTACTATTAGAAACTGATATAGTCGGCGCTCAGGAAGTATATGGTATTGATATAGATGAGAAATGTCTTGGAAGTATTCCACCCCCAATCAGAGGCTTAAAATTTAATTTAGAAGAACTTGGCCAAAAGAAACTGCCTTTCCCACCAAAATATTTCGATCTTGTCACCGCAGTTGAAGTTATAGAACATCTTCCTTATGGTGATCACCTCTTAATGGAAGTTCAGAGAATTTTGAAGCCTGCAGGCTACTTTTTAGTAACTACACCTAATCTTGCATCTTGGCTGAACCAAATTATGTTATTCTTTGGTTATCAACCAGCATATACTGAGCCTTCGAAATACTATTTGGTGGACATGCGCAAAGTTGCCAAGAAATCATATATAACGGATTATTGTCACAAAAATCTCTACACTTTGAGAGCACTTAAACATATGTTGGAATTATACGGCTTCGAAATAATCACAGCAAAAGGCGCTCAATCACATTATGACTCATTTTCTTGGCTACCTATCACTAATTTACCATCTTTAGCTCATAACATAATAGTCCTAGTTAAAGTGAAGTGCAGAGAAAATCTTCGAGCTAATTTGGCAAAAAAGGGATAA